The Pyrus communis chromosome 5, drPyrComm1.1, whole genome shotgun sequence region CGGGCCTCCATGACGCAAACGATGGAGTAAGACGACATAGGCAAGGGAAGGCAGATGGCGGTGAGAGAAGGATAGGATGGACGCGAGACCGTCTGTGTCGTTCTCTTGCGGTCTGTGAGACGGAAGAGTCAAGGACGGTTTGAGAAGGAAACGGAAAAGACCGCCTTTACCATCGTTCTTCCTTCCCACGATCATCAACACGTATGCATCAAGATTAGCGGCAGAGAAAGCCAGTGGTAGTcttgtaaataaactgaaatgtcTTACAAAACACTGTTCATATGAATAGTTCGATTTCCCCTCCTACTTTAGACTAGAGTAAtgggtgtgctattcacacatctatttttacttctcacacaccccttgttaatttatgtccgttaatcttcttcaattcatccgatctgatggtcaaaaactaaaaaaatgtggaagaagtaaaaagaagtgtgtggatatcacatcccttgtaagaactcaatttaaaaacaaactCCATTTCAATGAAGCCACCaattaagaaatcaaatattATTCTGATACGCATAAACTATGGACTAACTTGGTAGCAAAGATTATCAGTTTTATCcaccaacaactcaatcttctCACCGCGATCAAGAACGTGCAAAACATATAAATTTGGATGAACGTACATGTAATGAGAATGGAAAAGGAATATGAATAGCAAAAAGGAATTAAAGTGAGGAAAGTCAGAATTACTATTCTCCAAATGAAACAGGCATGAAGTCCAACAATAATCGTTCCATATATAGATTTCCCTATaagaagaaggagagggagaaatAAATCATTCAGTAATTGAAAAGCATATTACGAACTTAAATCGAAAAGCATTCTACCAAAGAAAACTCACTGCTCTCATCTTGTCTTCTCCCACGTTCAAAACTCTATAGCCATTCTACGAAAGGAAAAAAACTTTATACCCATGTTTTTACCTTTTTATCCCTCTACATGGTAGTTGCTAGAAGACTACtgattgaaataattttttttttttttaaatctgaaTCAAATAAGAGTATTTTTGGATTGtggttattttaaaatttttgccttctggatttatatatatatagaagaagaaaatataataatagtaaataatattataaaaaatccAGGCAAAGAAATATTGCATACcaagaaattgaaagaaagcaGGATAAAGAGGGAGATCGAGAGATTTGGCCTTAATTCATCAAAAGTTTGGAActgcaagaaaaataataatcaataaATGGTTGTTATAAGCACATGAATAAGAATGCAAAGATTATAAATAATTTGATAGAATCTCACACAAAAAGGATAAAACAACAAAGAATTAAAGCTAGAGAGATTTAGTGATATCGTTACTATTTGTAATCCTGTCATATGGCTACAAActacaaatatataaaaattgcTAATATACAAACCAATGAAGTGAAACACCTCTTTCTTATGGATCTGCAACATTTGAAGTAAAGGGAGAACTAAAAAAATACCATCTTCCGATCCCTCATCAAAACCAAATCCTTACTAAATGGCCAGAACCTCCCCGCTATCACCTTCACCGGCCCTTTCTATGTACTGCGATAAAATGCCCCAAGCGCAGCAaattttttatgggattttacTGAAAAACTTGTTCATGTGGAATTTCATGATCAGGGGATATGCCTGCAATGGATGTCCGTTCAAGTCTCGGGTTTTTGTACCGTGAAATACTTAGTTTTGGACAGAAAGCGAACAGTTTTGCATACCCCTTTGTTCTCAAGGCATGTGGTGAGATGTTGGCTGTAGAATTGGGAGGAAGGTTTCAGTTCATCGTAAGTTATTTGCAAACCGAGTTGCTCCGTCGCAGAGATTATTCAACTCGAGTAGTAGTCGCATGCTCAACTCCACCAAATAAGGTTGTTGCTGCTCTGGAAATCGGGGTTTCACTGCCCATTGCAGCCTGCTTCTGATCTCACCTCGATCGTTGCCGTTTCAGAGTCGCGTCTGAATCCACCGATGGATTCCTTCCAGATTATTTCCTCTATATTTTTAGTCGTAATTTAGACTTCAAATTCATTCTTGATAAGAGATGATGGAGAGAGAAATCAACGCCAAAAAGagcaagagaagagaagaagagaagaaaataaagaaaaaaacctAAGAGACTGAGACGATTGAGTTTTTGCATGGTGGATGgtggaagaaagagagaaaccgAACGTAACTGCTCATAGCAGTTCCAAACCAAACCACGTTCATCTTTTCTATTGTGTAGTGATACTGGTTTTaccattttatccttattttgaatattttctaaacttttttggattttgattgtGAAGGAAGCAAAGGACTATATTGGGTTTATCAAATGTTTCACCATTTTGTCCTTctcatttattaaaatatatatatatatatatatatatatatatcacttcttttaaaaaaatcttGTAATATTATATATTCCGGATTTATAACCATATGAGTAGCTTTTTTTCGATTTATCCAATGCTCGttgcatggaaaaaaaaattgagaaatttatCATATTTATTACATAAACGGTAGGAAATGAGATATTTTTTGGGATGTGATATATACatatcattttttacttcttatactcttttttaattttcgaccgttaGATCGggtgaattgaagaaaatcaagtaacagaaattaacaagaaatttgtgagaagtaaaaagggataTGTGGATAACATACCTTTATTTTTTAGTATACTAAGTACAATAACacaattaattgaaaaatttataaaataaatttcaacGACGTGAATTATTATACATGACTTATCGGATTGTATTTCTAGTACTGAAAATTTCTCACAGAAAAGGAAACAACATGGAAATAAAAGACCGTCCAGTCAAACTCAGACACCCACGCACGTTTATAACCTTCAATACAAAAACTAATGATAATCTCCAgcttaattaatataattgaaTTCCTAGCATCCTTCCTTCCTTCAATACAAAAACTAACGATAATCTCCAgcttaattaatataattgGATTCCTAGCATCCTTCCTTCCTTCTAgaatatttgaaaataaagaaaaagacagaagaagaagaatatttttgaattttgattatgTTTGTTGTCGCCACCCTTTACGACTTGTTCTTCTTCCACATTTATTGTATTAGCCGCCCTCCTTCTCCTCAGACTCCATAATCCCTGCCTTCGACCTTTTACGTTTCCTCATCCTCCATTTCCAATCCATCACACGTTTCCTTCAACCACCACTGTTGTCTGCAATTCCTCAATTTCCTCTTAAATGCTAACCCACTAAGCTCAACCCgaaggctctctctctctctcactcccaACTTTCTGTATTAATTTGTATGTACGATTCTTGCATGTTTAGCTGACTCTACTGGATTATTCGCTTGCTTTCTTTTTGGGGTTCGTTTGTTTTCGAGATTTCGTTGCTGTTCTTGTGCGACTTTGGTCGGATTCGGCATCTGGGTATTTCGTGGATTTCATGATTGTTGACTGAATGCTGTTGGGAGAGGTCTCTGTGATCTGAATCTTTTTCGGATCATGACCTCGAAGCGGCCTTTTCTGATCCCATCTCCAAGAACCCCCAATACCCAACACCTCCCTACTCTACCCATCTATTCCGATTTCTTAAATTCCACTTCCGGTGGCTCTGGGTCGTTTTCCGGCATGGGTTCGAGAAACCCAGCTGCAGCTGACAATTCCATCAACGTTGAACCCAGCACCCTCAATTCTACCTCCCGTAGAAGCGTTTCTTCCCTTCAATCCAAGGCTTCCCAGAACAATTCTGTTCGGGAAGTGAGTTTGGGCGATGTCGGATCGAAGCCGGTGCGTTATGGTTCGAGAGGAGCTGATTCTGAAGCGCTCAGCATGTCCCAGAAGGAGTTGAACGAGGAGAATGTAAGGGTTGTTTATATAGATGATGTTGCTAAGACAAATGAGAGGTTTGCGTTTTCTGGTAATTCAATTAGGACGGCAAAGTACtcaatttttacatttttgccTAGAAATTTGTTTGAACAGTTTCATAGGGTAgcatacatatattttcttgtgATTGCTGTGCTCAATCAGCTCCCCCAGCTGGCGGTTTTTGGCCGTGGAGTTTCCATATTGCCATTGGCATTTGTATTGCTTGTTACTGCTGTTAAGGATGCCTACGAGGACTACAGGCGGCATCGGTCTGATAGAATTGAGAACAATCGTCTGGCATCAGTTTTGGTTGGTAACCAGTTCCAGTCGAAAAAGTGGAAGGATGTTCGAGTTGGTGAAATCATCAAAATTCAAGCAAATGAGGCTATACCTTGTGATATGGTACTGCTTTCGACGAGTGATCCAACTGGGGTTGCTTATGTGCAGACTATCAATTTAGATGGGGAGTCAAATTTGAAGACGCGGTATGCAAAACAAGAAACCCTCTCCAAGTTGTCTGATAAGGAGAAGATTACTGGGTTGATTAAGTGCGAAATTCCCAACAGGAACATATACGGTTTTCACGCATTCATGGAAATTGATGGGAAGCGGTTGTCACTGGGACCCTCTAACATTGTACTTCGAGGGTGTGAGCTTAAGAATACTCAATGGGCACTTGGAGTTGCTGTATATGCCGGTCGTGAGACCAAAGTTATGCTCAATAACTCTGGAGCCCCATCCAAGAGGAGTCGCCTTGAGACCCGTATGAACTctgagatcattatgctctctGGGTTTCTTGTTACTTTGTGTACAGTTGTCTCATTATGTGCTGCTGTTTGGTTGAGACGCAACAATGATAAGTTGGATGACATACTTTTCTACAGGAAGAAGGACTACTCGGAGGAGAAAGTGGACGATTATAACTATTATGGATGGGGTTTGGAGATTCTTTTCACGTTCCTTATGTCTGTCATCGTGTTCCAGGTCATGATCCCCATCTCGTTGTACATTTCGATGGAGCTTGTCCGGGTGGGTCAGGCTTACTTCATGATCAGGGATGGTCAAATGTATGATGAGGCCTCTAATTCAAGATTTCAGTGCCGAGCTTTGAATATCAACGAAGATTTAGGACAAATTAAGTATGTATTCTCAGACAAAACTGGTACGctgacagaaaataaaatggaatTTCAATGTGCAAGCATTTGGGGAGTAGATTATAATGGTGGGAGAAGCAGTTTGGAGCAAGTGGGGTACTCTGTTGAAGGTaataaatgtttttcttttgattatgTTTTCTTCTGATTAGTACTTCCAATTGTTTTACTAGTTTgcaatttcttatttttcttgtttggtatCAGTTGATGGGAAAATTTTGAGGCCAAAGATGAAGGTGAAGGCTGACCCAGAACTTCAGCAATTACTCAGAAGTGGAAAGAACACAAATGAAGGCAAACATGTGTACGAGTTCTTCCTGGCATTGGCAGCTTGTAATACCATTGTGCCTCTTGTTGTAGACACGTCTGATCCAAATGTGGGATTATTAGATTACCAAGGGGAGTCCCCAGATGAACAAGCATTGGTTTATGCTGCTGCTGCCTATGGTTTTATGCTTATTGAACGAACCTCTGGTCATATAATTATTGATATCCAAGGTGATAGGAAAAGGTAATTTGACAAtgtcttttaattaatttatatatagatACTTTTGACTTTGAGTAATCATGCTTGTGTAATCCCTGTGATTACAATCTAGTAAATTAATACTGAACTTCCTTTAGAGAGTAAAGACCCTTCATTTCTTGTTTATAACTTACCATTCCTGGGCAGCGCAGGTTCAATGTCTTGGGTTTGCACGAGTTCGATAGTGATCGAAAGAGAATGTCTGTTATATTGGGGTGCCCTGATAAGACTGTCAAAGTCTTTGTAAAAGGTGCTGACACAACCATGTTCAGTGTAATAGACAAACGATTGAACTTGGATATAATACGAGCAACAGAAGCCCATATTCATGCTTACTCCTCTTTGGGTTTGAGAACACTTGTGGTGGGCATGAGAGAACTGAGTGGTACAGAATTCGAGCAGTGGCACTTGTCTTTTGAGGAAGCAAGCACTGCTTTAATTGGTAGGGCTGCTCTACTTCGCAAGGCTGCGGGCAACATAGAAAACAATCTCGTTATACTAGGTGCCTCTGGCATTGAAGATAAACTGCAACTGGGGGTGCCTGAAGCCATAGACTCTCTAAGAACAGCAGGGGTTCAGGTATGGGTTTTGACAGGGGACAAGCAAGAAACTGCCATATCAATCGGCTACTCCTCAAAGCTTCTAACAAGAAGAATGACACAGATTATAATTAACAGTAGCTCTAAGGATTCATGTCGAAGGAGTTTAGAGGATGCCATACTAATGTCTAGGAAGCTCGTGAGGGTGTCCGCAGATACACACACCGACGGAGGAAACTCTGGACATGGTGGAACTCAAGTAGCTTTAATTATTGACGGCACCAGCCTTGTGTTCATTCTTGACAGTGAACTTGAGGAAAAGGTAATTGCTTTTAGACCTACCTATTTAGTTTTTTACGTATCTAGACAATGCCatatgtgtttttattttttttattttttattttttattttttattttttattttttttattttttattttgggataATGTCTTATATGCTGATCTAACATATTTTTGCCATAGCTCTTTGAACTAGCAAGTAACTGTGCTGTGGTGCTTTGTTGCCGAGTCGCTCCATTGCAAAAGGCTGGAATTGTATCCCTTGTGAAGAACAGGACGACTGATATGACACTTGCCATTGGGGATGGTACACTATTCTATTTATTTCACTTATGTAGATATCTTATGTTTCCAATACCAGAATTAGTATCTTATGCCCTCTCTCATTTACATTTGGTGTTGACAGTAGAAAGTTCTTTTGTTATATTGATAGGTGCTAATGatgtttcaatgatccaaatgGCTGATGTGGGAGTTGGCATCAGTGGCCAAGAAGGTCGGCAAGCTGTCATGGCATCAGATTTTGCAATGGGGCAGTTCAGATTCTTAGTTCCCCTTTTATTGGTTCATGGCCATTGGAATTACCAGCGGATGGGCTATATGATATTATACAATTTCTATAGGAATGCAGTGtttgttcttattttgttttggtgagtaATTCTTCGTTGGATAAATTTTCAGTTACACACTCTGGTTGTTCTGCAGATTACAATTGTTTTCCTTGAGCCTGAACTTTGACTTggactttgtttttcttctaaaaattaaattaacaaaatactAGGGAGAGGATTACACATGGTTGTCTATGTCAGAAAGCAATGTCATTGAGTGGAAGAATCTCTACCTTCCATTATAAAAATTCATCATCTAATTTCTAGCTTGAAATGTTGTGGAAATGACATTTGAACTTGATGCTAAAAGTTTGAAGCTCGTCAGATTTGGATACATTTGCGTCAAAGTAGGTCTCTATGTCCGAAGTGTAATGTGTTACAAATTATAATTGACATTGAGATCATGCTGtgagtattttttatttatttttggtttgaaGGGGAGGACTGAATGGAGCTAACCAgtaaaggaaaataaaagaaagaagacTCTGTATGAAGTCTTGCTTATTATTTAGCTGATTATATTTCATGTGATCTGTGTAGGTACGTGCTCTTCACTTCTTTTACTTTGACAACTGCAATCACTGAATGGAGCAGCATGTTGTATTCTATAATCTACACAGCAGCACCTACAATTGTTGTTGGGATTCTTGACAAGGACCTAAGTAGAAGGACCCTTCTAGATTATCCTCAGCTATACGGAGCTGGTCAGAGACAAGAATGCTACAACTCaaaattattttggttaacGATTCTTGACACATTGTGGCAAAGTCTGGCTGTCTTCTTTATCCCTCTCTTTGCGTATTGGGGCAGCAGCATTGATACATCGAGTATAGGAGATCTTTGGACACTGGCAGTGGTAATTTTGGTTAATTTGCATTTGGCTATGGATGTTATCCGGTGGAATTGGATTACACATGCAGCCATTTGGGGATCTGTAATTGCGACTTGGATTTGTGTCATTGTCATTGATGCTATACCTTCACTGGTTGGCTACTGGTATGCTCTCTAATCTTAGTAGTATTGCATGTATATCTTTATTTTTGCACAAACATAATTGCGTCTAACTTGTTTAAACTATGACACTCTATAAGAAGCAGCGGCAAGCATTTATGTTGCATTTCATGTCATGCAATGATCAAAGATTCGATATCATGATATATAGGTCCTCTCAAACTCGTAGACTCATTCAATTAGTGCAAGTGCAATAGCTCACAATACTGAGTCAAATAAAGAACACAAAACTGGATGTTAGGTTAGTTCATGATTGCTTACTAATTTCAACAAATAATTAAATGCAAGTGTTTCTTTGCATTGGAGGCACAGTATAACTATCCCAAATATTAATGTAGGCAGAATTCATGCCTGTGCAATCCATTCCCAAAATAAACATCATttccagaagaaaaaaattatctgAAATGCATCGGGGTTGTTGAATCTCTTTCAAAACTTTCCTAGTAACGAACTGTTTCAAGTCGCTTTACATAATGAAAAAACTCTGTTAGAAGTATTACATCTTGGTTTCTATCCATGAACCCTTTTCTTTGGTTACATTAAGTGCTAAATTTCATTATCTGCAGCTCATGGTAGAACATGATATTCGTTATCTTTTTCTCCTCCTAGAAATAGCGAAACAGCCATCTAAGAAATCACCATCACCAATTTtattaatgtaattttttttactggAACTGAAAAAAGTCATTGTCACAAATGCCAACGAGTTTATTGTGCTTCGAGAAGCtccccacatgcatttctgaaATTTTCTATTATAGATGGCACTTGCATTTGCATATGCTAATCTTTGCAACTCCAATATAATTTGACAGGGccatttttcaagttgcaaaGACTGCATCGTTTTGGTTATGTTTGTTGGCAATCGTCACAGCTGCGATCGCTCCACGCTTTGTTGTGAAGTTTCTGTATCAGTACTATAGACCTTGTGATGTTCAGATTGCAAGAGAATTTGAGAAGTTTGGCAATCCAAGCGCGTCAAACCCTGCACAAATAGAAATGGATGCGATCTTGGACCCGCCGAGGAGATGAGCAGGTGATGTTATTGCTTTCGACATcccctttttgttttcttttgtaaaaATGTTATTCTTTAGGCTGCTTCCGAGTATCTCTCTCCTAGTTGCCTCATTGTTTATTGTTTGCTATCCGAAGGATAGGGTTTGTAACTTTGTAGTGCCAGGCTTATATTTTGTGTTCCTCATTTGTTTTGCTGTACCTTAAGATTCAGTCGGTGTAATTAGACTTGTTTAAAAGAGAGAAGAATTAGACAGTCGATACAAGACATGAATTTTACCACTGAAGTTTTGATGTGTTCAGATTCAATCCTTCATACTAACTTGAAATCGACCAAAAAGTACAGGGGTTTCAAGTGTTAGAGAACAGATGTAAGATAGAGTTCTACATCGAagatataaacaaaaaatatacaaattatACGTTGGAGGTTCACCGTTAAATATCGCTAAGGCTTTCTAAGATAAATTTCATGGATCCATCTCCTTTGTGGAgtcaaaaataatcccaaaaaatcaaatgatatggtttcaaatttgagtATTTTTTTATAGACATGATCTTTAAGGAAAAACCTAAAAGATAGATAGTTTAaatcgttaaaatacattacgaagtgTATTACAAGAAGGCGCGtcaaaagttgtgtaaaaaaaGTGGTGTCATGGGTCCATCTCATTTCTGGGgcaaaaaataatcccaaaaaatcAAATGACGACGCTTGAACTTCTTTTGAGGAAAGAAAAGATTGCCCTCATCAAATGTGCAGGGCTCTCAAATATTCTCTTACGCAGCTCAGCACCCTTGAAGATCCAAACAGTTAACTACGACTAAATCATGTCTTTCATACATTGTCAATTGAAGGTCAACTCTATTCAGTAAGGAATCCCTATCATAATCAATCATGGAGGTTCATCCTCATACCAAGATATTATCTCATAATTAATATTTTGGGAATATCCTTTCCTCATTCATCAAACCGATGACCCATCTTGGCCAATATATGTGTAGGGcaaaaaaaccctaaccctatggCTAACCACTCCTATAAATACATTCATCTCACCATATTTTGGGAAGCTTTTTGCTATAGATACAGACCTAAACACTCACTCTATTCAAAGTTACTAACTTGGGCATCAAACCATTGACCAAATCCCCATTGGGCGTCAGGCTTTGGTCTTTGATCAAGtatgttgattgttttgtaagtACACATTCGTCAAAACTGAAGATGATGAGTTTTTGCTACCACACCGATATATTATAttagaatgaggatcctctatggatcctctttgtgaggatccaggGGATTCTccaatcacattcgttcattATATATCGAGTGGTTAATTTTTGtctggtactatttatattcaattttaaataataaaaattataatatttttttacctCATGATATATAATGAACATACATGATTAGAGGATCtccgggatcctcacaaagagaatatgaggaggatcctcattcattaTATTATAGGGCATTGCTACATGCAGCCTGCAGACTTCTTATCATTAAGCGTTCTATCCCATTCTCATCCAAAGCCGGCAAAATTATTTCCCACGCGCTTGTTTAGATTCGAGCATCAACATATTCCACTGAAGTAAGTATCATTAATTTAaaagattatttttttaatacaaacaaTTTATAGGATTTAGAATATTCAAATCCCCTATTAAAaacatatttaatttttctttgtttagcagtgttGACATATTCAGTTATGACATAAAGTCTTAAGTTCAACTCACTTGAATAATGatgatatataatatttaaatagAGTTTGATACCTAGTTACAGATTattcattgtgtggcttagtcaAATCACATTGTCTTAGTATAGAATATGGTTGTATAGGAAATAACTCgatttttttaactaaataaGTAAATTTGTTTGTTCCGAAACGAATTCTATGCAAGTGTCGAAAGCCGATTATATCATTCAAACTAAGAAAAGAGAGGTGTTTTCTTGTCGCACTGTGAAAGACCATGTCCTTTTATACCTAATAAGTTTGAACATGATAATAACTCATAGAGATGTGCGTGGCGTTCTTTAATATGTTAATTTATAAACTGTTATCTCGTCTTTTAAGTCATTTAGTCCTTTGATTTGAGTAGACATATTTATGGACATCATTAAGAGCCCTCGGGACCTTGTTGtttttaggccatctccaaccgaagggtccagagagCCGAAAATTgcccgaaaatcgtctccaaccgagggctaggctaGAGAGCTCGTGGAATTTGAGAGGGCCCCatggaatctgaaagggccaaagggttgGAGGGATGGCTAGAAAAAACATTAATCCtatcggttataaccaacaTGAATGCTTAAGCTAAAATTCAAATGctgcatttgattttttttttaattttttttacagttttattattattgttttttatttacaaattttttcctataacttctatttttcatattttttttaaattctatttttttcctataacttttattttacaaaatttgttcatttttttttaattccatttt contains the following coding sequences:
- the LOC137734994 gene encoding phospholipid-transporting ATPase 1-like, with the translated sequence MTSKRPFLIPSPRTPNTQHLPTLPIYSDFLNSTSGGSGSFSGMGSRNPAAADNSINVEPSTLNSTSRRSVSSLQSKASQNNSVREVSLGDVGSKPVRYGSRGADSEALSMSQKELNEENVRVVYIDDVAKTNERFAFSGNSIRTAKYSIFTFLPRNLFEQFHRVAYIYFLVIAVLNQLPQLAVFGRGVSILPLAFVLLVTAVKDAYEDYRRHRSDRIENNRLASVLVGNQFQSKKWKDVRVGEIIKIQANEAIPCDMVLLSTSDPTGVAYVQTINLDGESNLKTRYAKQETLSKLSDKEKITGLIKCEIPNRNIYGFHAFMEIDGKRLSLGPSNIVLRGCELKNTQWALGVAVYAGRETKVMLNNSGAPSKRSRLETRMNSEIIMLSGFLVTLCTVVSLCAAVWLRRNNDKLDDILFYRKKDYSEEKVDDYNYYGWGLEILFTFLMSVIVFQVMIPISLYISMELVRVGQAYFMIRDGQMYDEASNSRFQCRALNINEDLGQIKYVFSDKTGTLTENKMEFQCASIWGVDYNGGRSSLEQVGYSVEVDGKILRPKMKVKADPELQQLLRSGKNTNEGKHVYEFFLALAACNTIVPLVVDTSDPNVGLLDYQGESPDEQALVYAAAAYGFMLIERTSGHIIIDIQGDRKRFNVLGLHEFDSDRKRMSVILGCPDKTVKVFVKGADTTMFSVIDKRLNLDIIRATEAHIHAYSSLGLRTLVVGMRELSGTEFEQWHLSFEEASTALIGRAALLRKAAGNIENNLVILGASGIEDKLQLGVPEAIDSLRTAGVQVWVLTGDKQETAISIGYSSKLLTRRMTQIIINSSSKDSCRRSLEDAILMSRKLVRVSADTHTDGGNSGHGGTQVALIIDGTSLVFILDSELEEKLFELASNCAVVLCCRVAPLQKAGIVSLVKNRTTDMTLAIGDGANDVSMIQMADVGVGISGQEGRQAVMASDFAMGQFRFLVPLLLVHGHWNYQRMGYMILYNFYRNAVFVLILFWYVLFTSFTLTTAITEWSSMLYSIIYTAAPTIVVGILDKDLSRRTLLDYPQLYGAGQRQECYNSKLFWLTILDTLWQSLAVFFIPLFAYWGSSIDTSSIGDLWTLAVVILVNLHLAMDVIRWNWITHAAIWGSVIATWICVIVIDAIPSLVGYWAIFQVAKTASFWLCLLAIVTAAIAPRFVVKFLYQYYRPCDVQIAREFEKFGNPSASNPAQIEMDAILDPPRR